CGCGCGCGTGCGCGCCGGCTCGCGGCGTTCGTGGTGGCCGCCGGCGTCTGCGCGGTGGGTGTCGCCGGTCCCGCGATGGCGGCCGACCAGCCCGCCGCGGACGACGACCACCGTGTCGAACTGCACGTCACGGCGGGTCTACGCGGCACCGTCGCGCCGGGCACGTCGACGTCGGCCGTGGTCACGATCGAGAACGAGACCGAGGCGGAGCTCTCCGCGGGTCGCGTCGAGATCGAGCTCGGGAGCACGCCACTGACCGACGACGATGCCGTGACCGAATGGCTGGACGAGGGACAGGCCGCCGGTTCCTTCCTCTCCCTCGGCGAAGAGGCCACCAAGCCGGCGGAGGCGGGCGGATCCGCCACCACCACCGTGTTCGTGCCGCAGGAGACGCTGAAGCCGTTGAAACCGGGGGTGTACCCGCTGCGGGCCGCCCTGAGCGATGCCGGTACGGAGGACGCCGAGGGGGAGCGCACCACCACCTGGGACACCAGCGCGACGAGCGTCCTCGTGGTCAGCGCCAGCCCGACCAGTCCGGTCGGCGTCCTCGTGCCCATCACCGCGACCCCGGCCGGCGGTGCCCTCCTGAGCGCTGACGAGCTCACGGAGCTGACCGCCCCGGACGGCGACCTCACCGCGCAGCTCGACGGCGTCGCCGGGACGACGGCTGTGCTCGCGGTCGATCCCGCCATCCTCACCTCGATCCGCGCACTGGGCACCGCGGCTCCCTCCACGGCGAGCGACTGGCTGCAGAGGCTCGACGAACTCCCCAACGCCCGCTTCGCCCTGCAGTTCGGCGATGCCGACCTCACGGTGCAGGCGCAGGCCGGTCTGCCCGAGGCGCTGGCGCCGCTGCCGCTGACCTCGCTGCTCGATCCCGCGGCCTTCCCGCAGCAGCGCGCCGTGACACCGACGAACACCCCCGCCGCCACCGCCGACCCCTCGGCGACGCCGACCGACGGGCCCGCGCTTCCCACCGACGACGAGCTCGCGGAGATCGACGGCGCGGTCCCGGGAATCGTCTGGCCGGAGAGCGACCTCACGCAGGCTGACCTCGCGTCGTTCACCGGCTACCTGGGAGGCACCGCCACGACGGTCGTGTCGTCTCAGACGGTCGGCGGTCAGAGTGCGGCTCATGCGACGGCGGGCGGACAGGACCTGCTCGTCACCGACGCGGCCACGTCGGCGGCCCTCTCCGCAGCGGCGACCGAATCCGCCTCGGCTCCCCGCCAGGGGCTGCTGGCGGAGGCGGCAGCCCGGCTCTTCCTCGCCGGTGCCCGGGCGCCTGGCGCTCCGCTCCTCATCGGCCTGGAGCGCGACGAGAGTCGTCCCGCAGAGGCCCTTCGTGACGCGATCTCCACCGCGGACTCCATCGGCTTCGAGCTCTCGGCGGTGCGGGCGGCACCTGCCGTCGCGGTGACACTGCCGGAGACGGCCGCGGCGACCCGCGCGTCCGACCTCACGAACCTCCTCGCCGATGAGCGCTCCCTCACCGCTTTCGCGACCGTCCTCAGTGACCCGCTCGTGCTGCTGAGCCCGGAGCGGATCCGGATCCTGCGCACCATCGCGGTCGGTTCCTCCGCGGAAGCCTTCACCGAGAAGGTCGCGGCCCATCGCGCGCGCACCACCGAGACGCTCGGCGCCGTCAGCATCCCCGACTCCAGCACCATCCAGCTCCTCACGGCCAACGCCGACCTCCCCATCGCCGTGCGCAACGACCTCCCGTGGCCGGTGACGGTGCGGTTGTACGCGTCCCCCACCGATCCGCGCCTCGAAGTGACACCCGTGATCGACGTCGCCGTACAGGCGAGTTCGACCACGAGGGCGAAGGTGCCGGTGTCGGCCCGGGTCGGCAGCGGCGAGCTCGACCTGCGCCTCAGCCTCACCAGCCCGACCGGAGTGCCGATCCAGTCGGAGCAGACCATCCGGGTCGCGGTGCGCGCGGAATGGGAGACCATCGGTCTCATCGTCTTCGGCGGCCTCGCCGTGCTCCTCATCGCCCTCGGGGTGGTGCGCACGGTGCGCCGGAAGCGTCGGGAGGCCATCGAGGAGCAGGCCGTGGAGGCCGCCGTCGAGGAACTGATCGAGGAGAAGGAAGCGGAAGCCGCGGTGCAGGAGCGCCCCGACGGCCCGGATGCCCCTCCCACGAAGGAGTCGCGTGACTAGTCTCGGGCGCGCCAGCGCCATCATCGGCGCGGGCACCCTTGTCTCCCGCGTGACCGGGCTGCTGCGCAGTATCGTCCTCGTGGCGGTGATCGGCTCCGTCGCCTCCGAGGCCGCTGACGCCTTCACGTACGCGAACCAGTTGCCCAACAGCGTCTTCTCGTTGATCTCGGTGGGCATCCTCACGGCCGTCATCGTGCCGCAGATCGTCAAGGCCACGGCGGATGCGGACGGCGGCAACGCGTTCATCTCCAAGCTCTTCACGCTCGGAACGGTCGTCCTCGTCGTGGTCACCGGTATCGCCACGGCGTGCGCACCGTGGCTCGTGCACATCGTGGCCGGTCGTGCGAACCCGGAGCTGCTGGCCCTCGCCACGGCGCTGGCGTACTGGTGCCTCCCGCAGATCCTGCTGTACGGCCTGTACGCGATGATCGGCGAGGCACTCAACGCGCGCCGCATCTTCGGGCCCTTCACGTGGGCGCCGGTCGTCAACAACGTCGTCTCGATCATCGGGTTCCTGGCGCTCGGCGCCCTCTTCG
This genomic stretch from Microbacterium sp. Nx66 harbors:
- a CDS encoding DUF6049 family protein, which gives rise to MTAITPPTGLRARARRLAAFVVAAGVCAVGVAGPAMAADQPAADDDHRVELHVTAGLRGTVAPGTSTSAVVTIENETEAELSAGRVEIELGSTPLTDDDAVTEWLDEGQAAGSFLSLGEEATKPAEAGGSATTTVFVPQETLKPLKPGVYPLRAALSDAGTEDAEGERTTTWDTSATSVLVVSASPTSPVGVLVPITATPAGGALLSADELTELTAPDGDLTAQLDGVAGTTAVLAVDPAILTSIRALGTAAPSTASDWLQRLDELPNARFALQFGDADLTVQAQAGLPEALAPLPLTSLLDPAAFPQQRAVTPTNTPAATADPSATPTDGPALPTDDELAEIDGAVPGIVWPESDLTQADLASFTGYLGGTATTVVSSQTVGGQSAAHATAGGQDLLVTDAATSAALSAAATESASAPRQGLLAEAAARLFLAGARAPGAPLLIGLERDESRPAEALRDAISTADSIGFELSAVRAAPAVAVTLPETAAATRASDLTNLLADERSLTAFATVLSDPLVLLSPERIRILRTIAVGSSAEAFTEKVAAHRARTTETLGAVSIPDSSTIQLLTANADLPIAVRNDLPWPVTVRLYASPTDPRLEVTPVIDVAVQASSTTRAKVPVSARVGSGELDLRLSLTSPTGVPIQSEQTIRVAVRAEWETIGLIVFGGLAVLLIALGVVRTVRRKRREAIEEQAVEAAVEELIEEKEAEAAVQERPDGPDAPPTKESRD